ATGAAAcagcaaaaaaacccaaacacccAACTCAGCAAGGGAGGAGCTCCATCTATAAAACACTTTTCACCAAGGCTGCTTTAAAACTAGTCCTCTTAAGTCCAATGGTATCACATTATCATTGTCTCTTTGGTTTGACTGTAAGTTCAAATCTTAAAGTACATATTAAAATTTCCAAGTTATGTTACTCTGGAATCATAATTGAGTTGAAAATCTTGCTCTAGTGGGATGaaatttcttccattctgtgcATTTGGTATGACATCTCACAATCACTGAGATACAAACAGCATTAGGAGTTCAAGGAGAGGAATTACTGATTACACTTCACTGGAGCCTCTGGAAGCCAAAACAGGGAGGGCATCATTCCTGCGAACAGAAAGACGTCTTCTGAATTCAACCTGATGAGTTAGCACAGCTATAGGTAAGTGATGTACTGAGACTCTGTCACTGCGAAATAAGTAGCATTTAACTGTGGTTACTTCCAGAAGAATGGGAAATTCCCAcgttgtcactgtttccacttaagAGTAGCTCAGCCTTGGCGTGTTAGAAAGGGATCCCCTTCACTCCGAGTCACAGTGGAGAGGTTCCTAGTAGCACCAGCTCCCCACCTCTGGGAACTGCACTTCCCTACAGCGCCTCTCGCTTCATTTCCATGCCACCATCAGTGGGAAAACTGTATTTAGCTCAGTGAGGATAGGACCAAAAATAATAgggataaaacagaaaatgaatgtgTATGCCAATGGAGTAAAACTCCTCATAGAGCTGATTCAAGAGGTAAAAGCTATTTGCAAAAAGGAAATGAGATACATCTCTATTTGCACAAAGAAAGTAAGATACATCTCTATTTTCGGTTTCATTCAAAAGAGCCTCCTTCCTTATTGGCAAACTAGCTACATGGTGTGGTACGAGCtacttttcattgtatttatatactaaaaattattccTTAATAAGGactttttaatacattaataaaaaatataatacattaataaaaaatattttaaagtcctatatactaaaaattattccTTAATAAGGgcttaatatattttcattaatgtattatatttttattaatgtattaaaaagtCCTTATTAAggaataatttttagtatataaATACAGTGAAAAGTAGCTCATACCACACCATGTAGCTAGTTTGCCAATAAGGAAGGAGGCTCTTTTGAATGAAACCGAAAATAGAGATGTATCTCACTTTCTTTGTGCAAATAGAGATGTATCTCACTTCCTTTTTGCAAATAGGTTTTACCTCTTGAATTAGCTAAATACTGTATTAAAATATCTTAATAATTACAATTGGAAAAAAACATTCTAGTCAATTATCTCAGCACTACTTCTTCATCTTCTACAGAATCAACTACTTTTACCGCTGGCTTACTGTTTGCACGTCTTAATCGGTGTCTACTTGGATTAAAACTTCTTTCTTCGCTGAGCAAAGAGTCATCATCATCTCTATTGTCCCTACCCCAGCTGCTTTTATCTCCAGGGAGAAAATCTAGAGGGTCACCGTCTTTAGTGGCAGCCAGAGAATTTGGGTCACTGTTTTTAgaggaaaggctgctgctgccactggtACCAAACAGCAGTTCCATCAGGTtggcttttctttcttgtctGGAAATTGAATCTGTACCGTCTTTACTaaatttctctgtattatttcctgAGAAACCCAAAAGGTCACTTTTTTGGCTAACTGGATTTGACCTTGCTGGTGTTTTTGCAAATGAAGGCACATAGCTACCAAACACAAGCTCAACTGGAGAGGCTGCGCTTCGAGTATGGCCTGGATTCTGACCATCTCCTTTGGTCGTTGAAAAATTGAGGTCTTGCAAATGATGCCCGTTAAATAATCTCTCTGAGGATCCGGAGGACATGTGtgttctggggtttctctctggGGAACGCAGTTTTCGTTTTAAGTCGGGAAGTGGTGGCAGCGAAGGATATTTTACATTCTGAGAGTCTTGTTCTCTGTTGATTTCATTCAGTTTAGCAGGTAGCATTTCTTTCTTTAGCCTCTCTTCTTCCAGTTTATCAATTTTCTGAACTTGGTACATTTCCACTTGGTGTCCGGTTTTCAACACtggctttccttctctctccaacaaagatttcttttcctttggctttttAGCAAGTTCTTTTTCCCAACCTGTaagaaatcaaatttttaaaatgggattttATAGTAGTCagtattttcaaataagaaaacaactcTCATCTTAATTTACAAACCAGTTTCAGCTAATTTGTGTATGATCAGTACactataaatttcatttttatacttgATATTCTGGGTTTAAAAAACATACTTAAAGACTTAaagtcttcattctttttctttccttcaaaacTTCATTCAGATGTTTGTGACTCTTGATAAGAATCCCCCCACCACTGTCTCAACCTTTCCTTGTTCTGTATAACCAGTTCACTGTTCAGCTGGAAGATATTAGGGGATATTAACCCTTTCTTTCCCAAGGGATGTTGACTCATCATTTGCTTAAACTCTTACCATTTTCCAGCTTCTCAACATTCTGTTTCACAACACGGAGTCCTTGACCTTTAGCaaatttgtcttctctttccaCAGTTGGGTTTAGAATCCCAGCTTCTCCAAGATTATCTCTCTCTTGAGATTCCATATCCtattatgtgtttaaaaaaaaaaaaaaaaagcaagttcacatgccagaaaagggggaaaagtaaGTATCATAAATTTATCTCCCATTAAGCATATTCCAACTAAGTTAGAAATTAAAGcaaattttccatttctaaagCAGCAAGCCACAAGTTACCACCTTTGAAAGATTTTCACAAGCAcacaaaattcttaaatttttaaagaggcaTTTGGAAGACATATCAGAACCAATATCCTACATAAAATTCTAAAGTACCCTTACTTCATACATTTCACAACAAAATCTGATGAATTCAGTTAACAAGAAAAGGCTATTAAAGGCCCAAGTGACGCACTCAATCTTTCAAGTTTATACTATGCCCAAGGCCTCCAATTAGTAAATCTCATAacatttaaaatcaattaaaaatgtaaacttaAAATGTATTGTTTCTTATGGTCcctttcatatgtgtgtgtgatttttcttaataaaagtaGAATATATAATTAGTGGACATGCAGAAGAAAGAACTGTCCCCTAGTATCcacttcctccttcttccttttaGTTACAGAATCCCTTGAGTTTCAGCAGAGCATAGAGCTCCCTAACTGGAGGTCTCATTTGCTAGCCTTCCCCTGAAGCTAGACAGGAACAGTGGAAAGTGAGTGGAAATATGTATGCAACTTCTGACcacatttatttaaacaaaaactgCTTGCCCTGCACTTCCTCATTCCTCCTTCTCCCAGGTATGGTAAGCCAATTCCAACCACACAGATGAGGGTACATTCTTTATGACTGAAAAACAGGCAAAGAATGGCCACCATGGAACAAAGGTGTCCACCCATCCTGGACTATCCCCTGACCTTCAGTTTATTACAAGAGAAAGTGTCTTGAATCTTGCTTGCACCACTGTATTCTAGGTCTCTTTCCAATAGTAACAGCTCCCATCTGCTGGGACCCCTTAAAGTTACAGGATAAGCTTCCTGATTAGTTACTACCACAGACCTGAAGGGTAACCCACCCTTGTTTTGTAGATTAGGAAACTGACGTTCCAAGAAGTCATACAAGTCACTAAAATATTAGAATCATAATTTAACTAAAAAGCAGTGCTAACTCCAAGGCCACATCCTCTCTTTCACCACACCAGATTGCTGCTGCTTGTGCTGACTCTTAAAAaagagcaacttttttttttttttttacctttctaaAATTAAGAATTACTTTGGTATTCTACGctttacctttaaaaataaattaacataatcTAGTCTCAATgagatgggctttccaggtggcgctagttgtaaagaacccaactgccaatgcaggagacatgagagatgcgagtttgatcactgggttgagGGGATTCCCCCGGAGGAgtgcctggcaacccactccaatattcctgcttggagaatcccatggacagaggagcctagtgggctacagtccatgaggtcgctaagctGAACACgctgacttagcacacacacacacagtttcaatGATATTCAAATGTAGAAAGAAAGAGATACAATAACTTATattgtaaaacaaaatgaaataaaggaaaaaactagAGTACACACAGGAACCAATTTAGTCCATCCTTTCTATTTTATACCACAGGAGATCTCAACTGTAAACACCAAAGACAAAACGCTATTAGAGAAAAGAACCTTTCAGTACTCAATGAATCCTTTTTAATGAAGATCCAACACAGAGCTCCTGAATGCCACTCTAATTTGAATGATATAAAGTCAGATTCTACTGCACTTACTTGGTTCAACATTCATCTAACCTATAAAAGTCTCTTATGCAGGAGGCCAAAAAAATAGTCAAATTCTAACAAATCATTTGAAAGCTACTATAGTTTGCTATTAAACACAAAAGCAAGAAGGATTTTTAGAGACTATCTGGTAAGAGACATAAAAAGGTTAAGACActtaaaaacttttcttcttcctccagtCCAGAAAGTATAACCTTTCTGAAGCACCTGAAAGATAGTGTTAACTGACAGTCAATCCAAAGGAGTTTAATAAAAAGCACAGATGTTATCTTTTTCCTTATAATAGGCTATTTGCATATTTATACAGTTATAGCACTCACTTCGTTGTTGAGATTTGTAAATGCTTGATATTGTGTATTTAGGAATACTCCACACCTGGAGTTTAGTACCTAATCATATTGCTAAACTCACCAAAGAAAGACGTTCAGGTTCTTCCCTTTTGTTTTCATAACACATAACTGTCTGTGGTGTTATGGGATATTCCTCCAGCTTGAAGTCTTCATTAGTTTGTACTCCTTTTGTACACTGGTTTGTAAAATCACTCTGGCATGCAGCTaccatgaaaattataaaagaatttttCTAATTGTACAGTGCTAAGATATATGGAATTCAACTGGTATATGTTCATGCTCTACATGAGATACTACATGTTTCTTAGCTCCATGACTACTCACTATtactatttgtttatttctagGATTTGCTGGCAATTTTGTGACttaatcccacggacggaggggcctggtgggctgcagtccatggggttgtgaagagtcggacatgactgagcgacttcactttcactttgtgacTTG
The sequence above is a segment of the Bos mutus isolate GX-2022 chromosome 9, NWIPB_WYAK_1.1, whole genome shotgun sequence genome. Coding sequences within it:
- the LCA5 gene encoding lebercilin — translated: MGERDRSPATDREGKTSRSHYCSSDFGTTPQSSGRSSLVHPFPPASIKGKHDKKQASDSQVHHHAPRKPSPKCPPNRKGVRAGFRSQSLSRQPFPKDPDLVTKQVLAARLLKINELQNEVTELQVKLTELLKENKALKRLQYRQEKALNKFEDTENEISQLITRHNNEITALKDRLRKSQEKEQANEKRAKETEGELLKTKMSLQKLKKISEAKHLPERVDLAKKLASAELKLDDTERRIKDLSRNLELSTNSYQRQLLAERKRACEARDENKLLQKELQGLKDKLKEKERELDIKNRYSNRLPKISPKKEKEFTSTINAACQSDFTNQCTKGVQTNEDFKLEEYPITPQTVMCYENKREEPERLSLDMESQERDNLGEAGILNPTVEREDKFAKGQGLRVVKQNVEKLENGWEKELAKKPKEKKSLLEREGKPVLKTGHQVEMYQVQKIDKLEEERLKKEMLPAKLNEINREQDSQNVKYPSLPPLPDLKRKLRSPERNPRTHMSSGSSERLFNGHHLQDLNFSTTKGDGQNPGHTRSAASPVELVFGSYVPSFAKTPARSNPVSQKSDLLGFSGNNTEKFSKDGTDSISRQERKANLMELLFGTSGSSSLSSKNSDPNSLAATKDGDPLDFLPGDKSSWGRDNRDDDDSLLSEERSFNPSRHRLRRANSKPAVKVVDSVEDEEVVLR